From one Melioribacteraceae bacterium genomic stretch:
- a CDS encoding HAD-IA family hydrolase has protein sequence MNNFSTYVFDVDGTLAQTNELIFESFRYVSKKYLNKNVSNEEIISLFGPSEDVILLDLMKDSFHSARKDYFDFYMNEHDRYVKNFDGLKEVLELLQSNNKNLAVFTGKGTESAKITLEKIGFANFFEILSTGDNVKNHKPAPDGIINILEHYNIPESELLMIGDSPHDVEASNKANVKIASVVWDSYAPQEVKAMNPDYIFYTVEEFKSFIESTLKN, from the coding sequence ATGAACAACTTTTCGACTTATGTTTTTGATGTAGATGGTACATTAGCACAAACAAATGAATTAATTTTCGAAAGTTTTAGATATGTCTCAAAGAAATACTTGAATAAAAATGTAAGCAACGAAGAAATAATTTCGTTATTCGGACCAAGTGAAGATGTTATTCTCTTGGATTTAATGAAAGATAGTTTCCATTCAGCAAGAAAAGACTATTTTGATTTTTATATGAATGAACACGATAGATATGTAAAAAATTTTGACGGACTAAAAGAAGTTTTGGAACTATTACAATCCAATAATAAAAATCTTGCAGTATTCACAGGTAAGGGAACTGAAAGTGCCAAAATAACATTAGAGAAAATAGGATTTGCAAATTTCTTTGAAATACTTTCAACCGGAGATAACGTAAAAAACCACAAACCCGCTCCGGACGGAATTATCAATATTTTGGAACACTATAACATACCGGAATCCGAACTATTAATGATTGGCGATAGTCCGCACGATGTGGAAGCGTCAAACAAGGCGAATGTGAAAATTGCATCAGTTGTATGGGACAGCTACGCCCCGCAAGAAGTAAAGGCAATGAACCCCGATTATATTTTCTATACCGTAGAAGAATTCAAATCATTTATTGAATCAACACTCAAAAACTAA
- a CDS encoding PQQ-binding-like beta-propeller repeat protein codes for MIKFLFGILLLASIVFAQNIRFIIVDELDVTSKSGEDNLAKVINSINQLSEIDFVVFNGIKLDLDDPDDTIIKSIKKIKFAVYALPSSDLFYPDNTAREDFMNLFGDLSFRKNYDSQKVIGLNTTVGWNNSPFFERETFSFLKDEKLDSLSSSILILNSDPQQIKNFDDLANQFNDSKIKFIAAPLKSSKDFLSDNISMLNSSVNSKRNEAFKIIEVRNDTIAVRIGKFEGELASEKIYTVKESSFIDANPDHLFDQSKMLIWKYDLGYSLSSRVITSSDRIYAADVSGQVVCLDSLGKKVWDYFSFGYIYSKPTLRDGYLAIATVQGDLETINARTGKPLQSLGFDSPITSDLMSFDYDGKYNLMMPKESRSKAAVVAGTKQGTLYCYDLETMQELWRFNQSTDAIIGEPLLIKNQIYFYSMDGHIYTVNSRTGLLAWKAKLTEKNETRVYASNIASNNESIFISLSNGKVFSYDVLLGRKNWESDKYKSSLTLNISKDGRHLFVRSTNDRFHVLSAKTGTWVRELITKVGDNYSFTEIVEHGKNIYYGNDDGFLIQMDTDYKTEKIFRQEISPLFSITPFGNNKLVIAYHNGIISLIRI; via the coding sequence ATGATAAAATTTTTATTTGGGATATTATTATTAGCAAGTATCGTTTTCGCTCAAAATATTCGATTTATTATTGTTGATGAATTGGATGTTACTTCGAAATCCGGGGAAGATAATCTTGCGAAAGTAATAAACTCAATAAATCAACTTAGTGAAATTGATTTTGTTGTATTCAATGGTATTAAATTGGATTTAGATGATCCGGACGACACGATTATTAAATCAATTAAGAAAATCAAATTTGCAGTTTATGCACTTCCCTCTTCGGATTTATTTTATCCCGATAATACAGCCAGAGAAGATTTCATGAATTTATTCGGTGATTTATCTTTCCGGAAAAATTATGATTCTCAAAAAGTAATTGGATTAAATACAACTGTAGGTTGGAATAACTCACCTTTTTTTGAAAGAGAAACTTTCTCTTTTCTAAAAGATGAGAAACTAGATAGTCTTTCTTCATCGATATTGATATTAAACAGCGATCCGCAGCAAATCAAAAATTTTGATGATTTAGCAAATCAATTTAACGATAGCAAAATAAAATTTATCGCCGCCCCATTAAAAAGTTCAAAGGACTTTTTAAGCGATAATATCTCAATGCTAAATTCCAGCGTGAATTCAAAACGAAATGAAGCATTCAAGATTATAGAAGTCAGAAACGATACAATTGCTGTAAGAATCGGAAAGTTTGAAGGCGAATTAGCGTCTGAAAAGATTTATACGGTTAAGGAAAGTTCTTTTATAGATGCTAACCCAGATCATCTATTTGACCAAAGCAAGATGTTAATCTGGAAATATGATTTGGGTTACTCTCTTTCTTCAAGAGTTATCACATCGAGTGATAGAATATATGCCGCTGATGTAAGTGGACAAGTAGTTTGTCTTGATTCATTAGGTAAAAAAGTCTGGGATTATTTTTCGTTCGGTTATATTTATTCAAAACCAACATTGCGTGATGGATATTTGGCAATAGCAACAGTACAAGGTGATCTTGAAACAATAAATGCCAGAACCGGTAAGCCACTTCAATCACTTGGGTTCGATTCACCAATTACTTCTGATCTAATGAGTTTTGATTATGACGGTAAATATAATTTGATGATGCCTAAAGAGTCCCGATCAAAAGCAGCGGTAGTAGCCGGGACAAAACAAGGGACACTTTACTGTTACGATTTGGAAACGATGCAAGAACTTTGGAGGTTTAACCAATCCACAGATGCAATCATTGGAGAACCGTTACTGATAAAGAACCAAATTTATTTTTATAGCATGGACGGACACATTTATACAGTGAATTCAAGGACAGGATTACTTGCGTGGAAAGCCAAATTAACAGAGAAAAATGAAACCCGAGTTTATGCTTCAAATATAGCAAGCAATAATGAATCAATATTTATTTCACTTTCTAACGGAAAAGTTTTTTCTTATGATGTTTTACTTGGAAGAAAGAATTGGGAATCTGATAAATATAAATCTTCGCTTACATTAAATATTTCTAAAGACGGAAGACATTTATTTGTAAGAAGTACAAATGACAGATTTCACGTACTCTCAGCAAAAACCGGAACTTGGGTACGAGAGTTAATTACTAAAGTAGGAGATAATTATTCTTTCACTGAAATTGTAGAACATGGGAAAAACATTTACTACGGAAATGATGATGGCTTTTTGATTCAAATGGATACAGATTATAAGACAGAAAAAATATTCAGACAAGAAATCTCTCCTCTTTTTTCAATCACACCTTTCGGCAATAATAAACTTGTCATTGCCTATCATAATGGAATTATTTCTCTAATAAGGATTTAA
- the lepA gene encoding translation elongation factor 4 produces the protein MKHIRNFCIIAHIDHGKSTLADGLLENTHTITNREKRDQLLDSMDLERERGITIKSHAIQMKYKANDGNLYTLNLIDTPGHVDFSYEVSRSLAACEGALLIVDAAQGVEAQTISNLYLAIEAGLEIIPVINKIDLPSAMVDTVKSQIIDLIGCDESEIILASAKTRQGINEILESIVNKVPAPKGDENAPLQALIFDSVFDSYRGAIAYIRIFNGSIKEKDDIRFFAHDEHYEAEEIGTLRLSRVRTKELSAGDVGYLISGIKDVHDTKVGDTITHVKGGSEKPLPGYKEIKPMVYSGLFPVNSDDFEDLRDSLEKFRLNDSSLVYTPETSAALGFGFRCGFLGMLHMEIVQERLEREFNQSIVTTLPNVEYIVYNKRGEKIIVDNPSDMPDAGNIDRVEEPYVKAQIVCPSDYVGAVMQLGMEKRGTYVNTTYLDPTRADLHFEFPLAEIIFDFFDKLKSISRGYASFDYEFIGYRESDLVKLDILLNGEKVDALSIIVHRAKSFDWGRKVSTKLKDLIPQHMFEIAIQAAIGQKVISRTTVKALRKNVLAKCYGGDITRKRKLLEKQKEGKKRMKQVGNVEIPQEAFLAVLQIED, from the coding sequence ATGAAACATATTAGAAACTTTTGCATAATTGCACACATAGATCACGGAAAGTCAACTTTAGCCGATGGTTTGCTTGAAAATACGCATACCATTACAAATCGAGAAAAACGTGATCAACTTTTAGACAGCATGGATTTGGAACGCGAGCGTGGTATAACAATAAAATCGCACGCAATCCAAATGAAATATAAAGCCAATGACGGAAATCTCTATACATTAAATCTTATTGATACTCCCGGTCACGTAGATTTTTCATATGAAGTTTCTCGTTCACTAGCTGCATGTGAAGGAGCATTGTTAATTGTTGATGCAGCTCAAGGTGTTGAAGCACAAACAATAAGTAATCTTTACCTAGCAATTGAAGCCGGACTCGAAATCATTCCTGTCATAAATAAAATCGATTTACCAAGTGCTATGGTTGATACCGTTAAGTCACAAATTATTGATTTAATTGGTTGTGATGAATCTGAAATTATATTAGCCAGCGCTAAGACCCGGCAAGGCATTAACGAGATTCTCGAAAGTATAGTAAATAAAGTCCCGGCGCCAAAAGGTGACGAAAATGCTCCACTGCAAGCTTTAATATTTGACTCTGTATTTGACTCTTATAGAGGGGCAATAGCATATATTCGAATCTTTAACGGATCTATTAAAGAAAAAGATGATATTAGATTTTTTGCTCATGATGAACATTATGAAGCTGAAGAAATCGGAACATTGAGATTAAGCAGAGTGCGGACAAAGGAATTAAGTGCCGGTGATGTTGGTTATTTAATTTCTGGAATTAAGGATGTACATGATACTAAAGTGGGTGATACAATTACTCATGTAAAAGGCGGATCCGAAAAGCCGCTTCCTGGTTATAAAGAAATTAAACCAATGGTATATAGTGGTCTGTTTCCTGTTAATTCGGATGATTTTGAAGATTTACGTGATTCACTTGAAAAATTTCGGTTGAATGATTCATCATTAGTTTATACTCCTGAAACTTCTGCTGCGTTAGGTTTTGGTTTCCGTTGTGGTTTTCTTGGAATGCTCCATATGGAAATCGTTCAGGAAAGACTTGAAAGAGAATTTAACCAATCGATTGTTACAACTCTTCCAAACGTTGAATATATTGTCTATAACAAACGTGGCGAAAAAATAATTGTCGATAATCCTTCTGATATGCCTGATGCCGGAAATATTGACAGAGTTGAAGAACCTTATGTAAAAGCGCAAATTGTCTGTCCAAGTGATTATGTAGGGGCAGTAATGCAACTTGGTATGGAAAAGCGCGGGACTTATGTTAACACAACTTATCTTGATCCGACTCGTGCGGATTTACATTTTGAATTTCCACTAGCGGAAATAATTTTTGATTTTTTCGATAAATTAAAGTCTATCTCACGTGGTTATGCTTCATTTGATTATGAGTTTATTGGGTATCGCGAATCTGATTTAGTCAAATTGGATATTCTGTTAAATGGTGAAAAGGTTGATGCACTTTCTATTATTGTGCATAGAGCAAAATCATTTGATTGGGGAAGAAAAGTTTCTACTAAATTAAAAGACCTTATTCCGCAGCATATGTTTGAAATTGCTATTCAAGCAGCGATCGGACAAAAAGTGATTTCGAGAACAACTGTAAAAGCTCTTCGTAAAAATGTACTTGCAAAATGTTACGGGGGTGATATTACACGTAAGCGAAAACTTCTTGAAAAGCAAAAAGAAGGTAAAAAGAGAATGAAGCAAGTTGGTAATGTTGAAATTCCGCAAGAGGCGTTTTTAGCAGTTCTGCAAATTGAAGATTAA
- the lepB gene encoding signal peptidase I yields the protein MNEKSKQNFSLRRFLVLLLLAAILAFASKVFIAEAYRIPTSSMESTLFAGDYVIVNKFLYGPKTPNYIPFTEIKIPPIKFPTLSGIERNEVVIFEFPKIIDFDLPDEKSNYVKRCAALPGDTLSIINRKVYVNGNELDEPKTIHFSRSRSKIFGVPNRAIFPNDSEWNEDNYGPLLIPAIGLTVNISARSINRWLPLIKYENQDLYVHSENQKLFINDEEVTSYTFKENYYFFLGDNRDESYDSRFWGFVPEKNIIGKPFLIYWSVDQKTEITNITKLWNSIRWSRIGSLIN from the coding sequence ATGAATGAAAAATCAAAACAAAATTTTTCTTTACGAAGATTTCTAGTACTCCTTTTACTTGCCGCAATTTTAGCGTTTGCTTCAAAAGTATTTATTGCAGAAGCGTATCGTATCCCGACTTCTTCCATGGAATCAACTTTGTTTGCCGGCGATTACGTAATCGTGAATAAATTTTTGTACGGTCCCAAAACCCCAAACTACATACCTTTTACCGAGATTAAAATCCCTCCGATAAAATTTCCGACGCTATCCGGAATTGAGAGAAATGAAGTTGTGATTTTTGAATTCCCCAAAATTATTGACTTCGATCTACCGGATGAAAAATCAAATTATGTTAAACGATGTGCCGCTTTGCCTGGAGATACGCTGAGTATAATTAATCGCAAGGTTTATGTTAACGGGAATGAATTAGATGAACCCAAAACAATTCACTTTAGCCGATCACGATCAAAAATATTTGGAGTTCCGAACAGGGCAATCTTTCCAAATGATTCTGAGTGGAACGAAGATAATTACGGACCGCTGTTGATTCCGGCAATCGGGTTAACCGTAAATATTTCTGCCAGAAGTATTAATCGCTGGTTACCGTTAATTAAATATGAGAACCAAGATTTGTATGTTCACTCTGAAAATCAAAAACTATTTATTAATGATGAAGAAGTAACTTCATATACTTTTAAAGAAAATTATTATTTCTTTTTAGGTGATAATCGTGATGAAAGTTATGATAGCCGTTTCTGGGGATTTGTACCCGAAAAAAACATTATTGGTAAGCCTTTTTTAATTTATTGGTCGGTCGATCAGAAAACTGAAATTACTAACATTACTAAATTATGGAATTCAATTCGTTGGAGTAGGATCGGATCGCTTATTAATTGA
- a CDS encoding S8 family serine peptidase — protein MKKIIILLLLAITLFGQEKYLIYFSDKGITQEEFSSAKHLFKANDLGISDKAIERRKKTLGENYLRFEDLPINESYQKVIESKGIKIVNELKWFNAISAYLTSDQIDELVKFNFIDRIEKVKSFRTISIEKNIEQSVNKSNYSIQYELNYGNSLVQNELHDIPKVHDAGFNGEGIIVGFLDSGFDWKTHPALMNLDVLYEFDYVQNDNETADQAGDVPGQDGHGTAVFSIGAGFADGQLVGPAYGASFFLAKTEDISSETRIEEDNFAAAVEDFEEMGADIITASLGYSLFDSEEDSYSYEDMNGNTTIVANAYNYAFDLGVVTVAAAGNEGNSAWRYIISPADAFNVLAVGNINNKGILNSSSSRGPTSDGRIKPEITAMGTNNYHADSFGGFNAAGSGTSFAAPMVAGMAAQLLSAYPYLTNQQVRNIILLTGDNFEEPNNDIGYGRMSILRAVNFPNVWEYESGQFRISKMFLEVENSSNQQVIIHYKINAEEWSHQSISANSEGKYYFNLSDVSVNDDVTFYYMFNDTSGATVREPSDKNYIVNLSENNVGFVTGVVEFPDELTNEFMLYQNYPNPFNLETTIDFRSPRNEFAKVTIFNVLGQKVKEIYSGRVVHGLTRFIWDGTDDKGNIVSSGTYFYSVNIAGQLISKKMVLLK, from the coding sequence ATGAAAAAAATTATAATTCTTTTATTACTTGCAATTACTTTATTCGGACAAGAAAAATATCTCATTTATTTTTCTGATAAAGGGATTACTCAAGAAGAGTTTAGTTCAGCCAAGCACTTGTTCAAGGCAAATGATCTCGGAATTTCTGACAAAGCAATTGAGCGACGAAAGAAAACACTCGGTGAAAATTATTTACGTTTCGAAGACCTGCCGATTAATGAATCATATCAAAAAGTAATTGAATCAAAAGGAATTAAAATCGTTAATGAGTTGAAATGGTTTAATGCCATATCTGCTTACCTTACATCTGACCAAATTGATGAATTAGTTAAGTTCAACTTCATTGATAGAATTGAAAAGGTAAAATCCTTTCGAACAATTAGTATCGAAAAAAATATTGAACAAAGCGTGAACAAAAGTAATTATTCAATACAGTATGAATTAAACTATGGGAATTCACTAGTCCAAAATGAGTTGCACGATATTCCAAAAGTTCATGATGCCGGGTTTAACGGAGAGGGAATAATTGTTGGTTTCTTAGATTCCGGTTTTGATTGGAAAACTCATCCGGCTCTCATGAATCTTGATGTTCTTTACGAGTTTGACTATGTCCAAAATGATAATGAAACTGCTGATCAAGCAGGTGATGTTCCAGGACAGGATGGACACGGTACAGCTGTATTTTCAATTGGTGCCGGTTTTGCCGATGGACAATTAGTTGGTCCCGCTTATGGTGCTTCGTTTTTCTTAGCTAAAACTGAAGACATTAGCTCGGAAACTAGAATTGAAGAAGATAATTTTGCTGCCGCTGTTGAAGATTTTGAGGAAATGGGAGCTGATATAATTACCGCGTCGCTCGGCTATTCATTATTTGATTCTGAAGAGGACTCATATTCATACGAAGATATGAACGGAAATACCACAATTGTCGCCAACGCATATAATTATGCTTTTGATCTGGGAGTTGTTACAGTTGCAGCTGCCGGTAATGAGGGCAATTCTGCATGGCGTTATATTATTTCTCCGGCTGATGCATTTAATGTTTTAGCTGTCGGTAATATAAATAATAAGGGAATATTGAACTCATCCAGCAGTAGAGGACCAACATCCGATGGAAGAATTAAACCCGAGATTACTGCAATGGGTACAAATAATTATCACGCTGATTCTTTTGGTGGTTTTAACGCTGCAGGATCGGGAACTTCATTCGCTGCACCAATGGTTGCGGGAATGGCAGCTCAGCTTCTTTCGGCTTATCCTTATTTAACGAATCAACAAGTTAGAAACATAATTTTATTAACCGGTGATAATTTCGAAGAACCAAATAACGATATCGGCTATGGAAGAATGTCGATCCTTCGTGCTGTAAATTTCCCAAATGTTTGGGAATACGAAAGCGGACAATTCAGAATCAGCAAGATGTTTTTAGAAGTTGAAAATTCATCGAATCAACAAGTGATAATACATTACAAGATTAATGCTGAAGAGTGGTCTCATCAGTCAATCTCAGCAAACAGCGAAGGTAAATATTATTTTAATTTATCGGATGTATCCGTTAATGACGACGTTACCTTTTACTATATGTTTAATGATACTTCAGGAGCGACTGTTCGTGAACCATCTGATAAAAATTATATTGTCAATCTTTCTGAAAATAATGTAGGTTTTGTTACAGGTGTTGTGGAATTCCCGGATGAATTGACGAATGAATTTATGCTTTACCAAAATTATCCTAATCCATTTAACCTAGAGACCACAATTGATTTTAGATCGCCGAGAAATGAATTTGCGAAAGTAACTATATTCAACGTGCTCGGACAAAAAGTCAAAGAAATTTATTCCGGCAGAGTGGTCCATGGATTAACGAGATTTATTTGGGATGGAACCGACGATAAAGGCAATATTGTCTCAAGCGGAACTTATTTTTACTCTGTTAATATTGCAGGGCAATTAATATCAAAGAAAATGGTTTTACTCAAATGA
- a CDS encoding O-methyltransferase, whose translation MKKILYSSQKKYLESLRIEQDPLIQEMELVASENKIPILNSAAADFLEQVILIHRPKNVLEIGMAIGYSSIRVARKLRSKASIDTIEISKQNISTAKNFIDRSGCSEKINIIEGDALKILPFQDKKYDLIFLDADKEDYEKLFYYSLLLLKKRGVIIVDNLLWHGYTASKDIPPKYKSSTQHIRKFNSLFMSQTALQTTILPIGDGIGLGVKLD comes from the coding sequence ATGAAAAAAATTCTCTACTCTTCCCAAAAAAAATATTTAGAATCACTTCGAATAGAGCAAGATCCGTTAATTCAAGAAATGGAACTGGTTGCGTCCGAAAACAAAATCCCGATCCTAAATAGCGCTGCTGCGGATTTTCTTGAACAAGTTATTCTTATCCATCGTCCCAAAAATGTTTTGGAAATTGGAATGGCGATTGGATATTCTTCAATAAGAGTAGCGCGAAAGTTAAGATCAAAAGCATCAATTGACACAATAGAAATAAGTAAACAAAATATTTCTACAGCAAAAAATTTTATAGATCGTTCCGGCTGTTCTGAAAAAATAAATATTATTGAAGGCGATGCTCTGAAAATTCTTCCGTTTCAAGATAAAAAATATGATTTAATCTTTCTCGATGCCGATAAAGAAGATTATGAAAAGTTATTTTATTATTCATTGCTGCTTCTAAAAAAAAGGGGAGTGATTATTGTCGATAATTTACTTTGGCATGGTTATACAGCGTCAAAGGATATTCCTCCAAAGTATAAATCTTCAACTCAGCATATTAGAAAATTCAACAGCTTATTTATGTCGCAAACAGCTTTACAAACAACCATATTGCCGATCGGGGATGGAATTGGTCTAGGGGTAAAATTAGACTAA
- a CDS encoding Rrf2 family transcriptional regulator: protein MIYTKTGEYAIRAILFLARQPKEALIMSSEIAKSEEIPAHYLAKILQRMAKYGYVDSFKGRGGGFKITELAKKSSILEIVERVEGPVINLKCVTGLKECSDENPCPLHEEWAELRNRIYNLISSKSVQEVAEKYSETLRRNN from the coding sequence ATGATCTACACAAAAACTGGAGAATATGCTATTCGTGCAATTTTGTTTCTTGCTCGACAGCCCAAAGAAGCGTTAATCATGTCATCCGAAATTGCAAAGAGTGAAGAAATTCCTGCACATTATCTTGCGAAAATTTTACAACGAATGGCAAAATACGGATACGTCGATTCCTTCAAAGGAAGAGGTGGTGGATTCAAGATCACAGAACTCGCAAAGAAAAGTTCAATTCTTGAAATTGTTGAAAGAGTTGAAGGACCCGTTATCAATTTAAAATGTGTTACCGGATTAAAAGAATGTTCGGATGAAAATCCTTGTCCGTTACATGAAGAATGGGCTGAATTACGAAATAGAATCTATAATCTCATTTCAAGTAAATCAGTTCAAGAAGTTGCTGAAAAATATTCCGAAACGCTTAGACGAAATAACTAG
- a CDS encoding YigZ family protein produces MQYPSVIKTINSSNEFRFKEKGSEFIGFASPANSIEEAEEIITKKKKEFYDATHNCYSYKIFPDIEKYSDDGEPTGTAGIRILNAIQHFDLINIVVVSTRYYGGKKLGVGPLGKAYYNSAFGVLESLKIQEKENHSYFNLKYDFEHSKTVHHFLNSHQCIIKESTFENGAVIFFLIKPNLISDFESDIKNGTKGKAVLTLVEDGIYV; encoded by the coding sequence ATGCAGTATCCATCAGTTATAAAAACAATCAATTCTTCAAATGAATTCCGCTTTAAGGAAAAGGGTTCGGAATTTATTGGATTTGCTTCCCCGGCTAACTCAATTGAAGAAGCCGAAGAAATTATCACCAAAAAGAAAAAAGAATTTTACGATGCTACTCATAATTGTTATTCCTATAAAATTTTTCCCGATATCGAAAAGTATTCCGATGACGGCGAACCAACAGGAACCGCAGGGATCAGAATATTAAATGCAATTCAGCATTTCGACTTAATTAATATAGTAGTCGTTTCAACACGATATTACGGCGGTAAAAAATTAGGAGTTGGTCCGCTTGGTAAAGCTTATTACAATTCGGCCTTTGGGGTTTTAGAATCATTAAAAATTCAGGAAAAAGAAAATCACTCGTACTTCAATTTAAAATATGATTTCGAACACAGTAAAACAGTACATCACTTTTTAAATAGTCATCAATGTATTATTAAAGAAAGTACATTTGAAAACGGTGCGGTAATTTTTTTCCTGATAAAACCGAATTTGATTTCGGATTTTGAGTCGGATATCAAAAACGGTACAAAAGGGAAAGCTGTTTTAACTTTAGTTGAAGATGGAATTTATGTTTAG